The DNA segment CCGCTTCGGTCAAGCACCGGTCCACGTTTTTCGCTCAATCGCAACCCTGAGGAGCTCGCCCATCGGGCGGCCAGCCGTCGGTACCGGACTCAAGCGGAATATTCAGAGATCGAAGCAGGATCGAAAAGAGCCGCCAATTGGCGATTGCTCCGACAAGTTCGACCAAAACGGCGTGATCGCTATTGAATGCCTTCTGGCACCCAGCCCAGTTTTCCTCGGAGATGACCCCGTCGCGTACCACATCATCGGTCGCTGCGAGGACCGCACGCTCGACTGGCCCGAGGCTTTCGGAATTCTGCCAGTCGCGCACCGCCAGGAGATCATGCTCAGGCACGCCGAGCAGTGTGGCGATTCGCCAATGTTGAGTCCATTCGTATTCGGAGCCAGTAATCCAGCCGATGCGCATGATGACCAGCTCGCGTAGCCGCGCGTCAAGGGAACCGCGGAAGAGTAACGCGTCTAGCAGCCCATACAGCGCAACCGCCACACGCGGCTGATGAAGTGCCACGCGGAATACCGACAGGTCTGCCAACTCTTCGGGCAACCCACATTCGGCAGCTCGCAGCTGGGCCTGCTCACGGTCGAGCATCGGTACGCGTTCCGCCATGGTCACGGGTGGCCCTCTCTGTTGAACCTCTGCCCACGCCGTTAGGGCGTGGGCAAAAAGACGTTGTGCAGCGCCCCACTTGATCGGGCACTTTCATCTGCAAGCGAAGTGAGCAGCTGCGCGAGCCCAGCGAATCCGGTTGATTCTCTGGTGATCCGGTCGAACGGCCAGCGGCCCAGGGCGAGAATCTCGAGGGCTGCCCGGTGGGCGGGATACTCCACGCCGAGTGCGCCTACGACGTGTAATTCTTTATAGACCAACAAGTCTGGTTCAAACCGGGGCGTGCCGCCTCCTCCACGGGTGCCGGCCACCACAATTGTGCCGCCGGGCCTGGCAAGGCCGACGGCATCGGCGAACGCGGAGGGTGCTTTAGCGGTGACGTCGACGACCACGTCGGCAAGCCGTCCGCCTGTCTCACGCTGGAGCGCGGTCACTGCATCGTCCTGCGATACATCGATGGGCAGGTCGACACCGAATGATCTGGCTATGGCCAGTCGTTGTTCGTCGCGTGGGCCTACGCCGGTCATCGCGACGAACGCGGCTCCCGCCTCTTTGGCCGCCACCGCCGCACAGATTCCGCGGATGCCGGGCCCCAGGATCGCTACGACGTCCCCGGCCTTGGTGTCGGGAAGAGTCGCCCCCCACTGGATACCGGCCCCGAGAGGGTTGAACAACGTGGCGAGAACGGGGTCCATGTCTTCGGCAATCGGGAGCAGCATCGCGTCCCACGGAAGCTCCACATGGGTGGCGTATCCGCCCCATAAGCCCGCGCCGACCTCCACGTCGACAAACCCGAACATGGTGGCGATGCCGTTCACCGCGCACCGCCGGTATTCGCCGCGGCGGCACTCGGGGCAGTCTCGGCAGGACCGGAACACCTCAACGGCCACGCGCTGGCCGGCTTGTACACCCCAGCGTTGGCCAGCCGCAGCGCCAACATGTTCGACGATGCCGACGATTTCGTGCCCTGGAACGAATGAGAAGCCGGCAGGCAGGTGTCCGGTGAATTGTTCGTGATCTGTTCCGCACAGACCGCATGCTTCAACTCGCAGGATCGCACCCCGGTCGCCGACGTCGGGGATGGTCATCTGGCGCCGCTGCAGACTCCGCGGTCCGGTCAGCACCATCGCCTCGGCGATCATGGAAGCTCGAACCCGGTGAACGACCCTGTGTTTCGGAGGCACACCGTTTTACCTACGTACATTTCCGCGCCCATCGCCTCGGCGATCTGCGGATCGTCGCTGCGTGCGACGACTCTTTGCCCGTCGGACAGGTGCGCGATGATCGGAGTCCATCGAGGTTGGCCGTCTCGGTCGTAGACGACGGTGTATCCGTCGACTGTCGCGCAACCGGTCGCCTCGTCGGCGCCTGCGACGGCCAGCCGCGATGAATCGATTTGAGCTTGTTCGACCGCCGTGTCGAGCAGTCGCCACCCGGCTGGTGGCGGGGTGGCCGACCACACACCGACCGAATGCTTCGTCGAATACCACCCGAGGCCGGTGACGAGTCCGGCATCGGTTGGGTCGCGTCGGCACCGTCGGACCATCTCCACGATCGAGTGGCTGACGTAATTGTTTCCGGGACCGCCGTGATAAGGCAGGCCTCCGGTTACTGTGAGGCCTCTGTCGTCGAGGGGGTCCAAGTCGAGAGCCTCGGCAGCCATCTCAATTGCCGACGGGAAGCAGGAGTAGAGGTCGAACCACCGGATGTCGTCGGTGGTCAACCGGCCCGCATCGAGAGCCTTCCGTGCCGCTACCTCGATACCCGATGAGCGGCTGAGGTCCGGCCGTTCCACGGGGAAGTACACGTCGTTGCAAGTCGCTGCTGACCAGGGAAAGACCCAACGATCGCGCGCGACGCCTAATTCGTCCGCCACCTCGGCCGCCATGAGAATGAAGGCGGCAGCCATGTCGACGGACATGATGCTGTTGAGCAGCTTGGGATAGGGCAAGCAGACCATGCGGTTTTCCGCGGTGACTTCGCTGAGTTCGGTGGCACTTCGTGCGCGTGGGAACCAGGCCTGTTCCGGATGGCGTGCCGCCTCGGCTGTGAACGGGGCCATCAGCGTGCCCAGCCACTCCCGTTGAGCATCGAAGTCGCGGCCGTGGCGCGCGGCGATCGCGGACTCGAAGATGGGATACACCTCGTGCGGCCAACTCAGACCCACCGACAATTCGGCTTGACTCAGCCCGGGGCGGGCGTCGCCCAGGGATTCGTCGTCGGAGCGGGGTGGGGGCGGCGAGTCGAGAAGTGCCCCGCCCTGAAGCTTGCGTGCGGAATGCCCGCTCTCCGCCCCGACGACCAGGACGACATCTGCACGGCCTTCGCCTATTTCGCCACCCAACACTTCGACGAGATACTGCGGGGTGTTTCCGCCGACGGGACAGCTGATGCGGCGGGCGGGACTGATGTGCATCGCTTCGGCGATCCTGCTGGCGGGATTGTCGCGCGGTATGACCAGGATGCCCGGAGTCGCGACGGTGTCGATGCGCCGCTCGACCGGGCGACTTGCGTCTTTGACCGCGCGGCGTGCGGCTTCTACCGCCAAGTCGATCGGGTCCACGAAGTCGTTCCCGCGATGGGTAACTTCGCCCACGCCGACGACAACCGGGGTACGCGCTTCTACCAACATCGGCATCGGCATCCGCTCAGGGCCACGGGGCTGACTTGAGACATAACTGCGATGGTGTCATGTGCGTGGGCAAGTCACAATGGTGTGCGCTCGCGGCATACTGGCTGTGTGTCGACGAGGTTGTTGAGATGGGGCGCCGCCGCGCCGACAGATCGTGGGTCCGCTCGCGACCGGTTGCTCGATGCTGCCGAGCGGTGCCTCGAGAGTTGCGGTGTGGTGGGCACGACCATGGAGGACATCGGCAGAACAGCGGGTGTGTCCAGGGCAACGGTGTATCGCTACTTCCCCAGTCGGGAGGCGGTGATGTCGGGTGTCATCATTCGCGCCGCCGAGCGCTATCTCGACCGCATCAGCCCGCGGATCGCGGCGCACGCCGACCTGGGCTCCGCGCTCGTCGATTTCGTGGAATACACGGTTGAGGCCGCGCGCCGCGAAGAGATCATCGGATTGTTGTTCGGCAGCGACGAGGAACTCGCCGGCGTGGGTCTCGCGGCGGGGACCTCGACGTCCCTCTTCGAAATCGTCACCGAATTTCTGCGTCCCATCTTCACCAGACACTGGAGTTGCGTGGAACCGGGCGTCTCCGTCGACGACGCCGCCGAGTGGGTTGTCCGCACGATATTGAGCCTGCTGACTGTTCGAGGGCCGCGGGAGCGCAGTCGTGACGGACTCCGGGCGTTTCTGTCGAGGTTTCTCCTTCCGGCGATCCTGGCGGGTGACCACGCTCGACCGATGTGACATCTATGGCGTAATGTCTCGACGGCAGATGAGGTAGGAGGGCCTGTGCAATTCACCACGTTCAACGAACAGGTCGCTGAGCAACTAAAGAGCGCAGCAGAAACCACGGGCGGGTTGGCCGGTTACCTCGGCTTCCGTCACACCGAATTCACTGCGGGACGGCTCGTCGCGGAGATGGACGCACGCGACGACCTGAAGACGCCTTTCGGGAACCTGCATGGGGGCTGCTTATCGGCCATGGTCGACCACTGCCTCGGAGTGGTGTTTTATCCCGTGATTCCACTGGGATCTTGGGTCGCGACAACGGAGTTCAAACTGAATCTGCTTCGTCCGGTCTCTAGCGGCACCTGTGTAGCCACAGCCG comes from the Mycolicibacterium litorale genome and includes:
- a CDS encoding zinc-dependent alcohol dehydrogenase; protein product: MIAEAMVLTGPRSLQRRQMTIPDVGDRGAILRVEACGLCGTDHEQFTGHLPAGFSFVPGHEIVGIVEHVGAAAGQRWGVQAGQRVAVEVFRSCRDCPECRRGEYRRCAVNGIATMFGFVDVEVGAGLWGGYATHVELPWDAMLLPIAEDMDPVLATLFNPLGAGIQWGATLPDTKAGDVVAILGPGIRGICAAVAAKEAGAAFVAMTGVGPRDEQRLAIARSFGVDLPIDVSQDDAVTALQRETGGRLADVVVDVTAKAPSAFADAVGLARPGGTIVVAGTRGGGGTPRFEPDLLVYKELHVVGALGVEYPAHRAALEILALGRWPFDRITRESTGFAGLAQLLTSLADESARSSGALHNVFLPTP
- a CDS encoding TetR/AcrR family transcriptional regulator produces the protein MVGTTMEDIGRTAGVSRATVYRYFPSREAVMSGVIIRAAERYLDRISPRIAAHADLGSALVDFVEYTVEAARREEIIGLLFGSDEELAGVGLAAGTSTSLFEIVTEFLRPIFTRHWSCVEPGVSVDDAAEWVVRTILSLLTVRGPRERSRDGLRAFLSRFLLPAILAGDHARPM
- a CDS encoding carboxymuconolactone decarboxylase family protein → MTMAERVPMLDREQAQLRAAECGLPEELADLSVFRVALHQPRVAVALYGLLDALLFRGSLDARLRELVIMRIGWITGSEYEWTQHWRIATLLGVPEHDLLAVRDWQNSESLGPVERAVLAATDDVVRDGVISEENWAGCQKAFNSDHAVLVELVGAIANWRLFSILLRSLNIPLESGTDGWPPDGRAPQGCD
- a CDS encoding acetyl-CoA acetyltransferase, whose translation is MLVEARTPVVVGVGEVTHRGNDFVDPIDLAVEAARRAVKDASRPVERRIDTVATPGILVIPRDNPASRIAEAMHISPARRISCPVGGNTPQYLVEVLGGEIGEGRADVVLVVGAESGHSARKLQGGALLDSPPPPRSDDESLGDARPGLSQAELSVGLSWPHEVYPIFESAIAARHGRDFDAQREWLGTLMAPFTAEAARHPEQAWFPRARSATELSEVTAENRMVCLPYPKLLNSIMSVDMAAAFILMAAEVADELGVARDRWVFPWSAATCNDVYFPVERPDLSRSSGIEVAARKALDAGRLTTDDIRWFDLYSCFPSAIEMAAEALDLDPLDDRGLTVTGGLPYHGGPGNNYVSHSIVEMVRRCRRDPTDAGLVTGLGWYSTKHSVGVWSATPPPAGWRLLDTAVEQAQIDSSRLAVAGADEATGCATVDGYTVVYDRDGQPRWTPIIAHLSDGQRVVARSDDPQIAEAMGAEMYVGKTVCLRNTGSFTGFELP
- a CDS encoding PaaI family thioesterase, whose amino-acid sequence is MQFTTFNEQVAEQLKSAAETTGGLAGYLGFRHTEFTAGRLVAEMDARDDLKTPFGNLHGGCLSAMVDHCLGVVFYPVIPLGSWVATTEFKLNLLRPVSSGTCVATAEIISLGRTSGVARIDICNDGRAVCAAQGTVTVVAPKTSS